The nucleotide window ATAGGGGCTGATCTTTATACTAAAGATGCAAATGAAGCTGCGAGAAAAGCAAGAGAATTAGTATGTGCTCTATAGTAAAAACTACATAACATTATTTACTTTTAGTTAATATATTTGTAGATAAATATATTTTACGTAATTGAAAATCAATATCACAAATGTTATTATAAAGTTAGTAAAATAATTTAGATATTTCGAACAAAGTAAGAGGAGAAATTGGTATGTTAAAAAAGGGATTACTTATAGTATTAGGCTTTATTTCTCTAGGTTTTGGCGTCATAGCTATATTAATACCTTTACTACCAACATTTCCGTTTCTAGTACTTACATCTCTATGTTTTATAAAGGGCTCTGATAGGGTTAATGTATGGTTTGAAACTACTAAAGTTTATAAAAAACACTTAAAGCCTTTTAAAGAAAATAGAGGAATGACATTGAAAACAAAACTAATAATACTTATATCAGTTTATATAGCATTAGGTGCTTTATTTATTGTCAAAGATATTTTACCTATGCGTATAGCTATAGTAATACTACTAATCATTAAAACTATAGTATTTATAAGGATAAAAACAATTAAGGAAGATTCAATTCTATGACAATAGTAAAAGACTATGAAAATTAAATTTTCATAGTCTTTTATAGTTTAATATAAGATATATGATTATTTAATATATTCATTACCAACTAGAATATTAGAAATTACATCTGTAGGAATCACAAATTCTACAACTCCCATATAACCAGGGGCTACATCATATTCGTTAAAGGAAATAACTAATTTCCCATCTTTATTTATATAGAAGTTTTGATCTTTAGCTATTTTTTCAAAAAGATCTATAGGTTCATCTTCTTTGTTGCCAGTGTCAACAAAATAAACTTTGCCTGTGTCTGATTTCATCTGTTCTTTCATTTGTTTCTTTATGTTTTCACTTATAACATTTACATAACTATTGTTTTTAAATAGACTTGGTAAAGTTATTAGAATTTGATTTCTTTTATCAATAGTATCATATTTTATTTCTGTTGATGATGAAGCCATAGTATTTGTAACATATCGTCCTACGGAAAGTATTCTTTCATTATCTGTTTTTACCTCATATCCTGCATCTAAACCTAAATTACCTTTTCCTTTTGACTTCAATTTTTCCATTTGAGTGATAAAGTCATCATATAACTTCTTATTTTCTTTAATATATTTTTCATTTAGGCTATTTTCTAAATCTTTATTTTCTAAATCAGATATTTTAGGCACTTTTATGTTTGCTTCAAAATTATCTTCTTTTATATTATATTCTGTAAAGTTAACTACTTTCACTAAGCTTTTTATCACTGGAATTTCTGATAAAGCATTTGCAATAGGTGGACTAGTATTAACAGCACCTGTAAATATAATAGCTGAAGCAGCTATTGCACCAATTAATTTAAATTTATTATTTCTTTTCATATTTTTCTTTCCTCCACTTTTTAAAGATTTTCTTACTATAAAGTCCAATTCATCAGGAATAGGTGTATTCATATATTCTTTTTTCAATTCGTCTAGTTTTCTATTATTCATATTTTCACTCCTAAAGATTAATCTTTCATACTTATACGCAATTTTTTAAGTGCAGAATATAGTCTAGTTTTTACGGTGCTTGTATTTTCTTTCAATATATCTGCAATTTCTTCTATTTTTAAATCCTCAAAGTATCTAAGAATTACTATAATGCGATAATTAGGAGGTAAATTATCTAATTCTCTTTGCAAGTCTATATTTTCATAGACATCATCTACCCCGTGACTATAAACATCTAAAATTTCTTCACTTACTATATCAACTTTTTTTTGTTTTCTTAAAAAGTCTAAAGAAGTATTTACTATAATTCTATAAAACCATGTTTTTATATATTTAGGTTCTTTAAGTGAATTTAAAGATGTTACTGCTTTGTAGGTAGACTCTTGTACAATGTCTAAAGCATCATCAACATTTTTTACATAGCTATATGCTAGCCTATAGCAATTTTCTTTATTTTCTAAAATATAGTCTATAACTATTTTTTCTAAATCTTTTTTTCTCATAAGACCAAAGTACTCCTTTTTTAGATACGTATCATAATCACCTTATACTATATAGACGCATGAAAGTAATAAAAAGTTTTAAAGTTTTATAAAAAATTTAAAATTTTTAGTATATAAATTTATGCTATAATATTGACATGTTTTAGGTTTTTAAATGAAAATTTAATTTTAACGATTATAATATCTGTTATTAAAGGAGCAGGGAAAATGATTATATTACTCATTGGCATATTAGCTACAATATATAGTTTTAAAATTATGAGTGATAGTCTTACTAGCAATAAGTTTTTTATCTCTAATAAGGCTTTGCCTGTATGTTCAATTCTGTTCCTTTTATCTTTTATAAGTACACAGATCGTATATAATTTTCTTT belongs to Gottschalkia purinilytica and includes:
- a CDS encoding sigma-70 family RNA polymerase sigma factor — its product is MRKKDLEKIVIDYILENKENCYRLAYSYVKNVDDALDIVQESTYKAVTSLNSLKEPKYIKTWFYRIIVNTSLDFLRKQKKVDIVSEEILDVYSHGVDDVYENIDLQRELDNLPPNYRIIVILRYFEDLKIEEIADILKENTSTVKTRLYSALKKLRISMKD
- a CDS encoding YbaN family protein — encoded protein: MLKKGLLIVLGFISLGFGVIAILIPLLPTFPFLVLTSLCFIKGSDRVNVWFETTKVYKKHLKPFKENRGMTLKTKLIILISVYIALGALFIVKDILPMRIAIVILLIIKTIVFIRIKTIKEDSIL
- a CDS encoding DUF3298 and DUF4163 domain-containing protein, whose product is MNNRKLDELKKEYMNTPIPDELDFIVRKSLKSGGKKNMKRNNKFKLIGAIAASAIIFTGAVNTSPPIANALSEIPVIKSLVKVVNFTEYNIKEDNFEANIKVPKISDLENKDLENSLNEKYIKENKKLYDDFITQMEKLKSKGKGNLGLDAGYEVKTDNERILSVGRYVTNTMASSSTEIKYDTIDKRNQILITLPSLFKNNSYVNVISENIKKQMKEQMKSDTGKVYFVDTGNKEDEPIDLFEKIAKDQNFYINKDGKLVISFNEYDVAPGYMGVVEFVIPTDVISNILVGNEYIK